A stretch of the Lolium perenne isolate Kyuss_39 chromosome 3, Kyuss_2.0, whole genome shotgun sequence genome encodes the following:
- the LOC139838235 gene encoding uncharacterized protein, whose protein sequence is MWYAPIIPRLKRLFRNKEHARLLRWHKEDRKKDVMLRHPADGSQWRKIDREFPNFAQDARNLRFGLSIDDMNPFGEQSCSHSTWPVTLCIYNLPPWLCMKRKFIMMPVLIQGPKQPGNDIDVYLKPLVEELLHCGRSVRVWDEHKQEEFDLRALLFVTINDWPALGNISGQSNKGYNACTHCLHELEGDYLKKCKKVMYLGHCRFLRTTHPVRKKGKHYNGEADHRRKPPHRDGVDIFGMVKDLDVIFGKGPGGRSVPNDDAGHAPMWKKKSIFWDLPYWKVLEVRSSIDVMHVTKNLCVNLLGFLGVYGKTKDTPEAREDQQPLLLCCACLHKSCGALLQRHGACSVVLSDVLCPSFFLCEIHADVLLVLLVQFF, encoded by the exons atgtggtatgctcctataataccacggctgaaacgcttgttcagaaataaagagcacgctaggttgttgcgatggcacaaagaagaccgtaagaaagacgtgatgttgaggcaccctgctgatggatcccaatggagaaaaatcgatagagagttcccaaactttgcacaggatgcaaggaacttaaggtttggtctaagtatagatgacatgaatccttttggagagcagagctgcagccatagcacctggcctgtgactctttgtatctataaccttcctccttggttgtgcatgaagcggaagttcattatgatgccagtgctcatacaaggcccgaagcaacccgggaacgacattgatgtgtacctgaagccattagtcgaagaacttctacattgTGGTCgcagtgtacgtgtgtgggacgagcacaagcaggaagaatttgacctaagagcgctgcttttcgtaaccatcaatgactggcctgctcttggtaacatttcaggacagtcaaacaagggatacaatgcatgcacgcactgtttacatgagctcgaaggtgattatttgaaaAAATGTAAGAAGGTCATGTACCTGGGGCATTGTCGATTTCTTAGgactacccatcccgtaagaaagaaaggcaagcattacaacggtgaggctgatcaccggaggaagcctccccatcgtgatggtgttgatatatttggtatggtcaaggatctagatgtaatatttggaaagggtcctggcggacggtctgttccgaatgacgatgccggacacgcgcccatgtggaagaagaaatctatattttgggatctaccctattggaaagtcttagaggtccgctcttcaatcgatgtgatgcacgtgacgaagaatctttgcgtgaacctgctaggctttctgggtgtgtacgggaagacaaaagatacaccagaagcacgggaggaccagcaac cTCTACTGCTGTGCTGTGCTTGCCTGCACAAGAGCTGTGGTGCTCTTCTGCAGCGCCATGGTGCCTGCTCTGTTGTGCTAAGTGATGTGCTATGCCCGTCTTTCTTCTTGTGTGAAATCCATGCTGATGTGCTGCTTGTGCTGCTTGTGCAATTCTTCTAA
- the LOC127338812 gene encoding uncharacterized protein, whose amino-acid sequence MKWAQAAFLLVALLAAAEGRREKACDTGWQCSGSGFCCNVTIIDYFKAHHFEEFFPRRNDSIAHAGGFWSYQAFIAAAAQFEPRGFGTTGGEETGIKEVAAFLGHVGARTSCGKFYPNPLAWGLCYNREMSPEQMLAHENASYIPLEQTSHAHLRILYLSPSRTRRGLKSYSGVVMAIFTLGEFVSSAPIPTSNRSTSLISLERADASASKASFIILIERGSPSVRRSKRATPLCCAVLLHTLRSFATVAQFLLYHVSISVFNKIVFVVIAQFF is encoded by the exons ATGAAGTGGGCGCAGGCGGCATTTCTGCTGGTTGCGCTGCTcgcggcggcggaggggaggaGGGAGAAGGCGTGCGACACTGGGTGGCAGTGCAGCGGCAGCGGGTTCTGCTGCAACGTGACCATCATCGACTATTTCAAGGCCCACCACTTCGAGGAGTTCTTCCCCAGGCGCAACGACTCCATCGCCCACGCCGGCGGCTTCTGGAGCTACCAGGCcttcatcgccgccgccgcccaattTGAGCCCCGCGGGTTCGGCACCACCGGCGGCGAGGAGACAGGCATCAAGGAGGTCGCCGCATTCCTCGGACACGTCGGTGCCAGGACCTCAT GTGGAAAATTTTATCCAAATCCACTGGCCTGGGGGCTTTGCTACAACCGTGAAATGAGCCCAGAGCAGATGTTAGCTCATGAGAATGCTTCTTACATCCCATTGGAGCAGACTTCACATGCGCATCTACGAATTTTATATCTATCACCAAGCAGAACACGGAGGGGGCTGAAGTCATATTCCGGTGTTGTCATGGCAATCTTCACATTGGGGGAGTTTGTTTCAAGCGCGCCAATTCCAACTTCCAATCGATCGACATCTTTGATATCATTGGAGAGGGCCGATGCGTCAGCATCAAAGGCATCGTTCATAATATTAATCGAACGTGGGAGCCCCTCCGTGCGACGCAGCAAACGAGCTACCCCTCTATGTTGTGCAGTTTTGCTACATACATTGCGCAGTTTTGCTACCGTAGCACAATTTTTGCTATACCATGTATCTATCAGTGTCTTCAATAAGATCGTTTTTGTTGTAATAGCACAATTTTTTTGA